The proteins below come from a single Natranaerofaba carboxydovora genomic window:
- the proB gene encoding glutamate 5-kinase: MTNRNLNLTENSIIVFKVGTSTITYPNGKLNLNYCDKLVRQLSDLANQGIKVILVASGAVGAGLGKLNFQKKPETTSEKQALAAVGQGVLIQHFEKLFSEYGHTIAQILLTRDDIANRKSYLYARKTLATLLSYGVIPIINENDTVATDEIEFGDNDTLSALVASTVDANLLVLLSDIEGLYTKDPYKHPDAKFISEVKKITPDIESLCGISHDKRGTGGMVSKIQAAKIATSSGVPMIITQGNCPEIIQDIIEYKSVGTLFHPAKKTLNCRRRWIAFAEFSQGKIYVDEGAKEAICTLNKSLLPSGIKMVAGSFERYKVVSICDEAGNIIGKGISNYSSREIHKIKGLQSKEISATLGYSLGSEVMHRDNFVIFENEEVV, from the coding sequence ATGACTAATAGAAATTTAAATTTAACAGAAAATTCAATAATAGTCTTTAAGGTTGGGACAAGTACTATAACTTACCCTAATGGCAAGCTAAATCTTAACTACTGCGATAAGCTTGTTAGACAGCTTTCAGACCTTGCCAACCAAGGGATAAAAGTAATTTTAGTAGCTTCAGGTGCTGTAGGGGCAGGTCTTGGGAAGCTTAATTTCCAAAAAAAGCCGGAAACTACATCGGAAAAACAAGCCCTTGCTGCTGTTGGTCAGGGTGTCTTGATCCAACACTTTGAAAAACTGTTTTCAGAGTATGGGCATACTATCGCCCAAATCCTTCTTACAAGAGATGACATAGCAAATCGTAAAAGCTATCTTTACGCTAGAAAAACTTTAGCTACCCTTCTTTCATACGGTGTGATACCTATAATAAATGAGAATGATACAGTAGCAACAGACGAAATAGAATTCGGGGATAATGACACTTTGAGTGCTCTTGTGGCGAGTACTGTTGACGCAAACCTACTGGTCCTTCTATCAGACATAGAAGGACTGTATACAAAAGATCCTTACAAACATCCTGATGCAAAGTTTATATCAGAAGTTAAAAAAATCACTCCTGATATCGAGAGTTTGTGTGGTATTTCTCATGACAAAAGAGGCACGGGAGGAATGGTAAGTAAAATACAAGCTGCCAAGATAGCCACAAGCTCTGGAGTACCCATGATAATAACTCAAGGTAATTGTCCAGAAATAATCCAAGATATAATTGAGTATAAAAGTGTAGGAACTCTTTTTCATCCTGCCAAAAAAACACTAAACTGCAGAAGAAGATGGATAGCTTTTGCAGAATTTTCTCAGGGCAAGATATATGTAGATGAGGGAGCTAAAGAAGCTATCTGTACTTTAAATAAAAGTCTCCTTCCAAGTGGGATCAAAATGGTAGCAGGTAGTTTTGAGAGATACAAAGTTGTTAGTATCTGTGATGAAGCAGGCAACATCATTGGTAAAGGCATCTCTAACTATTCTTCAAGGGAAATCCACAAAATAAAAGGTCTTCAAAGTAAAGAGATTAGTGCAACTCTTGGCTATAGCCTTGGAAGTGAAGTGATGCATAGAGATAATTTTGTAATATTTGAAAACGAGGAGGTAGTATAA